The proteins below come from a single Candidatus Aenigmatarchaeota archaeon genomic window:
- the corA gene encoding magnesium/cobalt transporter CorA encodes MPDLFGFGERKTQGLPPGTIVYTGKKKAEKVRIQVIDYDENYFDDRFVKIPEECEKYVKSDTITWVNVTGLHETEIIERLGKTFGIHPLVLEDIANTDQRPKLEDYEDYLFAVCKMIFYNSRGELRVEQVSFVIAKNFVISFEESEGDVFDLIRNRIRSGKGKIRKMKSDYLAYALLDAIVDNYFTVLEKVGEDVEDIEEEAINKPHPETINKIQKIRKGLLYLRKSVWPLREVVSSMEKTDSKIIRKSTKPYLRDLYDHTIQAMDVIETFRDIISGQVDVYLSSVSHKMNEIMKLLTVISTIFIPMTFITSLYGMNFPNIPEFGLKYGYFYLWLLLLLIAGTMIAYFRRRGWI; translated from the coding sequence ATGCCAGACCTCTTCGGATTTGGAGAGAGAAAAACGCAGGGGCTCCCTCCAGGCACGATAGTTTACACCGGGAAAAAGAAAGCGGAGAAGGTAAGGATTCAGGTAATAGATTACGATGAAAATTATTTCGATGATAGGTTCGTGAAAATACCGGAAGAATGCGAAAAGTATGTCAAAAGCGACACCATAACCTGGGTAAACGTCACCGGCCTTCACGAAACAGAGATTATCGAGCGGCTTGGAAAAACCTTTGGCATCCACCCGCTCGTCCTTGAAGATATAGCCAACACCGACCAGAGGCCGAAACTGGAAGACTATGAAGACTACCTGTTTGCGGTCTGCAAGATGATTTTCTATAACTCCAGGGGGGAACTGAGAGTAGAGCAGGTGTCATTCGTAATAGCAAAAAACTTCGTCATATCTTTCGAAGAAAGCGAGGGGGATGTTTTCGACCTGATAAGAAACCGCATACGAAGCGGCAAGGGAAAAATCAGGAAAATGAAGTCAGACTATCTTGCCTACGCGCTCCTTGACGCAATCGTTGACAATTACTTCACTGTTCTCGAGAAGGTGGGAGAAGACGTGGAGGACATTGAGGAGGAAGCCATAAATAAGCCGCACCCCGAAACAATCAACAAGATACAGAAGATAAGAAAAGGGCTCCTTTACCTCAGGAAATCAGTCTGGCCTCTAAGGGAAGTCGTAAGCAGCATGGAAAAGACAGACTCAAAAATCATAAGGAAAAGCACAAAACCCTACCTTCGGGACCTCTACGACCACACAATACAGGCAATGGACGTCATAGAGACCTTCCGGGACATAATCTCAGGCCAGGTAGACGTCTATCTTTCAAGCGTAAGCCACAAGATGAACGAGATAATGAAGCTCCTTACGGTAATTTCCACGATATTTATCCCAATGACGTTTATAACAAGCTTATACGGCATGAATTTTCCGAACATTCCTGAATTCGGGCTTAAGTACGGCTACTTTTATCTGTGGCTGCTTCTTTTGCTTATTGCCGGGACTATGATAGCATACTTCAGGAGAAGGGGCTGGATT